The following are from one region of the Streptomyces decoyicus genome:
- a CDS encoding SURF1 family protein — protein sequence MYRFLLTPRWWGINVFAVLAIPLCLFMGSWQLSRFEDRVDTHQQQEDRSARAKTAAARPLADLLPVDTITSGRQASARGHYDTAHQLLVPGRTLKDGHGGQQGFYVLNLLRTDSGKALPVVRGWLPGDAGAKADTARVPAPPKGEVTVTGALQASENQGTDGVQAGGGLPQGQLGMISAASLVNIVPYEVYDAWITLTDAQAPLHAVPPAAAEGSGLDLKAFQNLGYTGEWFVFAGFVVFMWFRLFRRDAEAAKDAALGIVPEGDGGAARAGDAEARAGERGEPRAGGGDAAGGLSQGEGTADERGADGGEPQGPRRGEAQGADRGDGQDEGRGADQGEAQSAGQDEGRGEGRGEAARAGKA from the coding sequence GTGTACCGGTTCCTGCTGACCCCGCGGTGGTGGGGAATCAACGTGTTCGCCGTACTGGCGATTCCGCTCTGCCTCTTCATGGGCAGCTGGCAGCTGAGCCGCTTCGAGGACCGCGTCGACACCCACCAGCAGCAGGAGGACCGCTCGGCCCGGGCCAAGACCGCCGCGGCCCGGCCGCTGGCCGATCTGCTGCCCGTCGACACGATCACCTCCGGCCGGCAGGCCAGCGCCCGCGGACACTACGACACCGCCCACCAACTGCTCGTACCGGGCCGCACTTTGAAGGACGGGCACGGCGGGCAGCAGGGCTTCTACGTCCTCAACCTGCTGCGCACGGACAGCGGCAAGGCGCTGCCGGTCGTACGGGGCTGGCTGCCCGGCGACGCCGGTGCGAAGGCCGACACGGCGAGGGTGCCCGCGCCGCCCAAGGGCGAGGTGACGGTCACCGGAGCGCTCCAGGCCTCCGAGAACCAGGGCACCGACGGCGTCCAGGCCGGTGGCGGGCTGCCGCAGGGCCAGCTCGGCATGATCAGCGCGGCGTCGCTGGTCAACATCGTGCCGTACGAGGTCTACGACGCCTGGATCACGCTCACCGACGCCCAGGCACCGCTGCACGCCGTCCCCCCGGCCGCCGCCGAGGGCAGCGGCCTGGACCTCAAGGCCTTCCAGAACCTCGGCTACACCGGCGAGTGGTTCGTCTTCGCCGGCTTCGTCGTCTTCATGTGGTTCCGCCTCTTCCGCCGCGATGCCGAAGCCGCCAAGGACGCGGCGCTGGGGATCGTGCCGGAGGGGGACGGGGGCGCGGCTCGGGCCGGGGACGCGGAGGCTCGGGCCGGGGAACGGGGTGAGCCTCGGGCCGGGGGCGGGGATGCGGCCGGGGGCCTGTCCCAGGGGGAAGGCACGGCCGATGAGCGGGGCGCAGACGGGGGCGAGCCGCAGGGCCCGCGCCGGGGCGAGGCGCAGGGTGCAGACCGGGGCGACGGCCAGGACGAGGGCCGGGGCGCGGACCAGGGCGAGGCGCAGAGTGCGGGACAGGACGAGGGCCGGGGCGAGGGCCGGGGCGAGGCGGCGCGGGCCGGGAAGGCCTGA
- a CDS encoding cation diffusion facilitator family transporter: MAGKGTHPHGHDHAHGDHHHDHGHGDHDHDHDHGHGHDHDHEHGHGHGHDHGHDAASAHAGLAGHDQVQAGQVGHDQAGTAHHGHHHAHRSHPSGRWSRIRHRLAHLVTPHSHAAMDKVDAAMETSREGLRTLWLSLGILGLTSVIQLVVVALSGSVALLGDTIHNAADALTAVPLGIAFVLGRRAANRRYTYGYGRAEDLAGIAIVLTIAVSSALAGHEAVDRLLNPRDVTHLWAVAAAAVIGFIGNEWVARFRIRTGRKIGSAALVADGLHARTDGFTSLAVLLGAGGAALGWRAADPLIGLLITAAILMVLRDAAREVYRRLMDCVDPGLIDAAETALRAVDGVRGVGQVRMRWIGHTLRAEADIVVDARLTVVQAHALAVAAEHALIHAVPRLTAATVHTDHTTSEGSDPHAALAHHAAHHAAA; encoded by the coding sequence ATGGCAGGCAAAGGCACCCACCCGCACGGCCATGATCACGCCCACGGCGACCACCACCACGACCACGGTCACGGTGACCACGACCACGACCACGACCACGGTCACGGCCATGACCATGACCATGAACACGGGCACGGCCACGGGCATGACCACGGGCATGACGCCGCGTCCGCACACGCCGGCCTCGCTGGTCACGACCAGGTACAGGCCGGCCAAGTTGGTCACGACCAGGCAGGCACCGCCCACCACGGCCACCACCACGCGCATCGCTCCCACCCCTCCGGCCGCTGGTCGCGGATCCGGCACCGGCTCGCCCACCTCGTCACCCCGCACAGCCATGCGGCCATGGACAAGGTCGACGCCGCGATGGAGACCTCCCGCGAGGGCCTGCGCACTCTGTGGCTCTCGCTCGGCATCCTGGGCCTGACCAGCGTGATCCAGCTGGTGGTCGTCGCGCTGTCGGGGTCGGTGGCGCTGCTCGGCGACACGATCCACAACGCTGCCGACGCGCTGACCGCCGTGCCGCTGGGCATCGCCTTCGTCCTCGGGCGCCGGGCCGCGAACCGCCGCTACACCTACGGCTACGGCCGGGCCGAGGATCTCGCGGGCATCGCCATCGTGCTGACGATCGCCGTCTCCTCGGCCCTGGCCGGCCACGAGGCCGTGGACCGGCTGCTGAACCCCCGCGATGTCACCCACCTGTGGGCCGTGGCCGCGGCCGCCGTGATCGGGTTCATCGGCAACGAGTGGGTGGCCCGCTTCCGCATCCGCACCGGCCGCAAGATCGGCTCGGCCGCACTCGTCGCCGACGGCCTGCACGCCCGTACCGACGGCTTCACCTCCCTCGCCGTACTCCTGGGCGCGGGCGGCGCGGCTCTCGGCTGGCGTGCGGCCGACCCCCTCATCGGCCTGCTGATCACCGCCGCCATTCTCATGGTGCTGCGGGACGCCGCCAGGGAGGTCTACCGGCGGTTGATGGACTGCGTCGACCCCGGCCTCATCGACGCGGCCGAGACCGCACTGCGCGCGGTCGACGGCGTCCGAGGCGTCGGACAGGTCCGCATGCGCTGGATCGGCCATACGTTGCGCGCCGAAGCGGACATCGTCGTCGACGCCCGGCTGACCGTGGTGCAGGCCCACGCACTCGCCGTCGCCGCAGAACACGCCCTCATCCACGCCGTCCCCCGGCTCACAGCCGCGACCGTGCACACCGACCACACCACCAGCGAGGGCAGCGACCCTCACGCCGCTCTGGCTCATCACGCGGCTCATCACGCCGCGGCTTGA